The Primulina tabacum isolate GXHZ01 chromosome 16, ASM2559414v2, whole genome shotgun sequence genome window below encodes:
- the LOC142529508 gene encoding uncharacterized protein LOC142529508 — protein MHSLNLKVIADFNYLSLRSRLSGGVKDHGLRGNRIVACSNSQSSGSSQGSFFSLTETYALLKQQLEVAAKSEDYKEAARLRDSLKLFEEEEPVLCLRRLLREAIAEERFDDAAKYRDGLKEIAPHCLLKCSSDATTLGIRIQVRSVYIEGRSQPSKGLYFFAYRIRITNNSDRPVQLLRRHWIITDANGKTENVQGIGVIGEQPVILPNTGFEYSSACPLSTPSGRMEGDFEIKHIDKVGSRSFNVAIAPFSLSTFGDGSDTI, from the exons ATGCATTCTTTGAATCTGAAAGTAATAGCGGATTTCAATTATCTGTCCTTGCGGAGTCGGCTCAGTGGCGGCGTTAAAGATCATGGTCTCCGGGGGAACAGAATCGTTGCTTGCAGTAATTCGCAGAGCTCGGGTTCGAGTCAGGGGTCTTTTTTTTCTCTGACGGAAACATATGCTTTGTTGAAGCAGCAATTGGAAGTTGCTGCTAAATCTGAG GATTACAAAGAAGCTGCTAGACTTCGTGATTCCTTAAAACTATTCGAGGAAGAGGAGCCAGTTTTGTGTCTTCGGAGATTGTTGAGGGAGGCCATTGCTGAGGAAAGATTTGAT GATGCAGCGAAGTACCGTGACGGGCTCAAGGAAATTGCTCCACATTGTCTCTTGAAGTGCTCTAGTGATGCAACGACCTTG GGCATTAGGATTCAAGTTAGAAGTGTGTACATTGAGGGCCGAAGTCAACCTTCGAAAGGTCTTTATTTTTTTGCATATAGGATCAGAATCACAAACAACTCAGACCGCCCTGTTCAACTTCTCCGAAGGCACTGGATCATCACTGACGCCAATGGCAAAACAGAGAATGTTCA GGGCATCGGAGTAATTGGTGAACAACCTGTTATCCTTCCTAATACTGGTTTTGAGTATTCATCTGCATGTCCGTTGAGCACGCCGAGTGGCAGAATG GAGGGTGATTTTGAGATAAAGCATATTGATAAAGTAGGGTCGCGGTCTTTCAACGTGGCTATAGCCCCCTTTTCTTTATCAACATTCGGAGATGGTTCCGATACCATTTGA